The Parvibaculum sp. DNA segment CTGATCGAACCCTGGAACCCCTCGGCCACGACGCGCTGCGCCGCGGCGACGAAACTGGCGATGGCGCTCTTCATGTCGGCGGCGCCCCGCCCGTAAAGCCGCCCGTCCTTCACCTGCGCCGCGAATGGATCGACCGTCCAGGCGCCAGCCTCGCCCACCGGCACGACATCCGTATGACCGGCAAAGCAGAAATGGGGATGCCCGCTGCCGAACCGCGCATAGAGATTGTCGATATCGGGCGTGTCCTTGTCGGAAAAGCGCATCCGCTCGCAGGTGAAGCCCAGAGGCGCCAGATAGCGTTCCAGCACGCCGAGCGCCCCGGCATCGGCGGGCGTCACGCTCGGGCAGCGGATCAGTTCGACGGCAATGTCGAGCGGCTTGTAGGGTGTGGCGGGTGCGGTCATGGCACCTTGGTAGCCCGCCGCCCGCCGCGCCGTCAAATAATGCCGCCCGGTCGCGGTTCAGTCGCGCAGAAGTTCGTTGATCGCGGTCTTGGCCCGCGTCTGCGCATCGACCGTTTTGACGATGACGCAGCAATAAAGCGATGGTGCGGGCGAGCCGTCCGGATTGGGCTTGCCCGGCAGCGAGCCCGGCACCACCACCGAATAGGGCGGCACCTTGCCGATATGAACCTCGCCGGTCGCCCGGTCGATGATCTTGGTCGAGGCCGAGATGAAGACGCCCATCGAGAGCACCGCCCCCTCGCCGACAATCACCCCTTCAACCACTTCCGAGCGCGCGCCGATGAAGCAATTATCCTCGATGATGACAGGGTTCGCCTGCAACGGCTCCAGCACGCCGCCAATGCCGACGCCGCCCGACAGGTGACAATTCTTGCCGATCTGCGCGCAGGAGCCGACGGTGACCCATGTGTCGACCATCGTTCCCTCATCGACATAGGCCCCGAGATTGACGAAGGACGGCATCACCACCACGCCGGGCGCGATATAGGCCGAACGCCGGACGACGGCGCCCGGCACGGCGCGAAA contains these protein-coding regions:
- the dapD gene encoding 2,3,4,5-tetrahydropyridine-2,6-dicarboxylate N-succinyltransferase, which translates into the protein MSLADLKPVIEAAFDNRDAVNFETKGEVREAVDAALNALDSGKARVAEKFKDEWVVHQWLKKAVLLSFRLNDMALIAGGPGTDTNWWDKVPSKFAGWGESEFRKAGFRAVPGAVVRRSAYIAPGVVVMPSFVNLGAYVDEGTMVDTWVTVGSCAQIGKNCHLSGGVGIGGVLEPLQANPVIIEDNCFIGARSEVVEGVIVGEGAVLSMGVFISASTKIIDRATGEVHIGKVPPYSVVVPGSLPGKPNPDGSPAPSLYCCVIVKTVDAQTRAKTAINELLRD